DNA sequence from the Pirellulales bacterium genome:
GCGACGCGTTGGGTGCGAGCCAAGCGGCGGCTGGGCTATGGCCACGTCTACCAGGGCCGTTTCAAGTCGTTCCCTGTCGAGACCGACGAGCATTTTTACCAGGTCTTGCGGTACGTCGAGCGCAATGCACAGCGGGCCGGCCTGGTCCGCCGCGCCGTCGACTGGCGCTGGGGTAGCCTGTGGGTTCGCGAGCGCGGCGCCGCCGAGCAGAAGGCCTGGCTGTCGAGTTGGCCGGTTCCCCGCCCACGTCGCTGGCGCGAACACGTCAACACGGCGCACACCGAAGCCGAGTTGGCCGCGCTGCGGCGGTGCGTGCAGCGTGGCACACCCTACGGCAGCACGTCATGGATCGCGTCGACCGCCGCCGCCCTTGGGCTCGAAGCCACGCTCCGCGCGCC
Encoded proteins:
- a CDS encoding transposase produces the protein MPRTARAAPGGFVYHVLNRGVGRMRLFDKARDYEAFEEALAETLAKIPLRVCGFCVLPNHWHFVVWPEADGQLGTFFQRLTVTHATRWVRAKRRLGYGHVYQGRFKSFPVETDEHFYQVLRYVERNAQRAGLVRRAVDWRWGSLWVRERGAAEQKAWLSSWPVPRPRRWREHVNTAHTEAELAALRRCVQRGTPYGSTSWIASTAAALGLEATLRAPGRPRKPSLSGS